TGAACATGCTACAATCCGAAAAATTGTTGAGCAGGATGGCGGAGATTTTTCAAAAATTAAACTGATTCCTTCTACAGTTTACGATGTTGTAACTGCACTTAATACAGAAATTGATTGTGTATGGATTTATTATGCATGGGATGGTGTAAAACTTGAACTTGAGGGTATAGATGCAAATTATCTGGATTTCAGAAAGATAGATGATACTTTTGATTATTACACACCTATGTTCATTTCAAATACAGACTTCCTTGAAAAAGACAGCGTTACTGCAAAAAAGTTCCTTAAGGCTTTGAGACGTGGTTATGAATTTGCTGTAGATAATCCAGATGAAGCTGCAGAGATTCTCTGTAAGGCTGCGCCTGAACTCGACCGCGACCTTGTATATGCAAGCCAGAGATGGATTTCTAAAGAGTACAAAGCTGAAGTTGAGCCATGGGGTTATATCAATCCTGAAAGATGGAACCGTTTCTTCCGCTGGCTTAATGAGACAGGACTTCTCGATGGCACTCTGCCGGAAAATACCGGTTTTACAAATGATTATCTGAACTAAGGGAGTTCCAGGTGGAAGATTCGTTATTAAAAATTGAGGCTATAAATAAAAGCTTTGGTGAGCGACAGGTTTTAAAAAATATAAACTTTTCTCTTAAGAAAGGAGAATTTGTTTCACTTGTTGGAGTCAGCGGAAGCGGCAAATCAACCTTGCTTAACATAATAGCAGGACTCGAAAAACCTGATAACGGCAGTATGTATCTTGAAGGATGCAGCATTACAAATCAGAAGGGAAAGGTAAGCTATATGTTTCAGAAAGATCTGCTTTTTCCGTATTATACAATTTTAGATAACGTAATTCTTCCACTCATAATTCAGGGAACTGAAAAAGGTGAAGCAAAAAAACTTGCAGAGCCTTTGTTCAAGCAATTTGGATTAGAAGGTACACAGACTCAGTATCCGTCCGAGCTTTCCGGTGGAATGAGACAGCGTGCCGCCTTTTTACGAACTTATCTTAATTCAAAAAAAGTGATGCTTTTAGACGAACCGTTCAGCGCCCTTGATATGATTACAAAAAATCATATGCATGAATGGTATCTGCAGACTGTACGAAAACTTGGCCTTACAACACTTTTAATTACTCATGATATAGAAGAAGCAATTTTACTTTCTGACAGGATTTTGATAATGAATAATGTTAATGATTCTGAAGAGACAAATATTATTGCGGAACTGATGGTAGAAAGTGAGCGCCCGCGTACAATGGAATTCTGCTTCACCGAGCAGTTTGCCCGAATGAAGCAGAAAATCTACAATATGCTTTAATTTATATTATTTGCATTTATGACCGGATGCGATTTCGAAATTGTATTTTACAATTCCCAAATCAATCTGAGTCATTGGACCGCCTTTTGTTGTGATTACAGGTTCTCCATCAGAAAGTGTGATTCTGAACTTCTGCTGATTAAGTGCAGTAGGAGCGAGGAGTGCAGCTTCCAGACCTTCCTTAAACCAGTCTGGCTGTGCTGATTCAGGAACCTTACAAAGTTTTTCTACAGGCTTAGATTTATGAACGGAACCGTTGTTTTCTCCGTAGCCAAGGGAAATAACACAAATGATTTTTTCACCAGCAGCAATGTCTGCCTTACATTTTCCCTTACCATAAGTTCCGGCAACCCAGCAGGTATTCAAGCCGAGCATCTGTGCTTCAAGAACAAGCTTCTGTCCGTAATAGCCTATAAGTTCATCACGGTTTGCCATGTCTTTTTTAGCAACCATTGCAAAGTAATTATTTGCTTTGCTGAACTTACCATAATGTGCAAGGAAGGTGTTGAAACAGTCTGGATCATTACAGATTAACTGAATGTTCAAACCACTGGCTTCATTGCATTCTTTTACCAGAGCTTCAAGACGTTCTTTGTCTTCTGCTTTTAATGGTAAATCCTTGTACTGTCTTACAGAATGTCTCTCTCTGATTGCCTGCTTAATGTCCATATGACTACTCCTTATTTTTTTAATATTTCATAAAAATTGTATTTTGTGAAATATATGATGTCAACAAATTATTTAATATATAATTTAATTTTATTAACAAATGCACATAAAGAATATCAGCATTTATAGTAAAGAATAACCAACATTTTCCCCAAAACAACAAATTTGTGACAGAAGTTATGGAAAACTCCGAAAATTTGTGACAAATGTAACAGTAAAATTTGCTTATACCCCCTATAATTTAATTATAAGACAAGATAAAATCATGATTTGGTTTGTATAAAACATATATAAAAATAATTTTTTAAAGGAGTTTTTATGAAAAAAATGCAAAAATTTTCGGTATTGATTTCTGTATTATTTCTACTTACAAGCGTTGGACTTTTTACAAGCTGCGATTTACTTTTAGGCAAAGCTAAAGATTCTGTTGAAAAAATCGAAACAGAAATCATTGATGAAGCTTTGGCAAAGATGGGAGATAATTTTATTTCATCTTATGTTGATGCGGATACAGATTCCATTACTCTTCCAAAGACTATTCCGGGTTATGAATCAGTTCGACTTTCATGGACATCTTCGAATGAAGCTATCATCAATCCAGCAACTGGTGCTGTTACTCATAATGAGGGTACTGATGTTGATGAGGTAAATCTAACTGCAACTTTGTCTTATGATAAAAAAACAAGAACTAAAGTCTATACTGTAGAAGTTGAGCAGAAGTCACCAGACATTCTTGGTAAAGCTTATGCTGCAATGGCAGATGATCTTATTCCAACACTGGTAACTGGTGAATCTATTACTCTTCCAAAAACTGTTCCAGGATATTCGGATGTAACAATTACATGGACTTCTTCTGATGATTCAATTATTAAGGCATCTACAGGCGCCGTTACACATCAGGCAGGAACTGGGGACGATGAAGTAACACTTACTGCAACTTTGACCTATGAAGGAAAAACAAAAACTAAAGAGTATACAGTAAAGGTTCCTCAGGCAGATAAAGAACTTACTGATGAAGAGATTCTTGAAGCTGCAAAGAGTGAAGTGGTTATTAATTATACTGGTGAAAACTTTAGAGAAGAAGTTGCTATTCCAGAGACAATTACAGTTCATGGTAAAACTGTTGCTGTATCAGTTGCATTTGCAGCTGGCTCAGCTGGAGCATCATTTACTACTAACGGTAATAATGTTCTTATAGAAAAAGATCTCATAGAACAGACTGCAAAGCTTAATATATCTCTTTCTTATAATGGAGACTTCGTAACAAAAGAAGTTTCAATTGAAGTTCCTGCT
The Treponema bryantii DNA segment above includes these coding regions:
- a CDS encoding ABC transporter substrate-binding protein, with protein sequence MKNNFKSILMMTIFAAGMFAGCKKANAKKITFVLDWTPNTNHTGLYVAQEKGYFAEEGLYVDIVQPSEDGATMMVASGRAQFGVGFQDSIAPSMLNDEKLPVTAVAALLQHNTSGLISLKKTGIDRPKNLEGKKYATWDSPIEHATIRKIVEQDGGDFSKIKLIPSTVYDVVTALNTEIDCVWIYYAWDGVKLELEGIDANYLDFRKIDDTFDYYTPMFISNTDFLEKDSVTAKKFLKALRRGYEFAVDNPDEAAEILCKAAPELDRDLVYASQRWISKEYKAEVEPWGYINPERWNRFFRWLNETGLLDGTLPENTGFTNDYLN
- a CDS encoding ABC transporter ATP-binding protein — translated: MEDSLLKIEAINKSFGERQVLKNINFSLKKGEFVSLVGVSGSGKSTLLNIIAGLEKPDNGSMYLEGCSITNQKGKVSYMFQKDLLFPYYTILDNVILPLIIQGTEKGEAKKLAEPLFKQFGLEGTQTQYPSELSGGMRQRAAFLRTYLNSKKVMLLDEPFSALDMITKNHMHEWYLQTVRKLGLTTLLITHDIEEAILLSDRILIMNNVNDSEETNIIAELMVESERPRTMEFCFTEQFARMKQKIYNML
- a CDS encoding nitroreductase family protein, with the protein product MDIKQAIRERHSVRQYKDLPLKAEDKERLEALVKECNEASGLNIQLICNDPDCFNTFLAHYGKFSKANNYFAMVAKKDMANRDELIGYYGQKLVLEAQMLGLNTCWVAGTYGKGKCKADIAAGEKIICVISLGYGENNGSVHKSKPVEKLCKVPESAQPDWFKEGLEAALLAPTALNQQKFRITLSDGEPVITTKGGPMTQIDLGIVKYNFEIASGHKCK
- a CDS encoding immunoglobulin-like domain-containing protein, whose translation is MKKMQKFSVLISVLFLLTSVGLFTSCDLLLGKAKDSVEKIETEIIDEALAKMGDNFISSYVDADTDSITLPKTIPGYESVRLSWTSSNEAIINPATGAVTHNEGTDVDEVNLTATLSYDKKTRTKVYTVEVEQKSPDILGKAYAAMADDLIPTLVTGESITLPKTVPGYSDVTITWTSSDDSIIKASTGAVTHQAGTGDDEVTLTATLTYEGKTKTKEYTVKVPQADKELTDEEILEAAKSEVVINYTGENFREEVAIPETITVHGKTVAVSVAFAAGSAGASFTTNGNNVLIEKDLIEQTAKLNISLSYNGDFVTKEVSIEVPAVTEIIYYHYDNSTGEIFGTEIFTNNPSTKTFIKEKSWTGYDDSGAEYSYELLENYKIRVTTTKIKSRGKWSTLEAMAEEYTSLYSEMINLMNNPPSTYSELYETAKAIYLSNAGEGASYMSEEEFLEMLGASKDDDAATQAAVIQTYMAAYYAAMGLSEDYTIDDLIADEIEDLLSRYPKNAVYTYRFWDKRNYTKAYPNGVEINFEYQFDNTKPWYNQLGSFYYYDYDKNSSFRIYPRTSYIYINSTEYKGKWDKKHTVFTATYDANEKPLSSPFSITVTDNKDGTVTISGGILTASVNLAFQGYELD